Part of the Acidobacteriota bacterium genome, CAAAATCCGCGGGCCCGTTCGGCGCGTCTGCGCGTGGGGGAGAAGTTGTAAACGATGGCTCGCTCGGTTCGAAAGTTCAAGGAGACCGTTCAGATACGCTCGGCGTTTTTCCAGCGCCTGCGCTGCCACAAGTATATTCCCATCGGTGCCATTGCCTTCGGCCTGCTTGCAGCCGCCTGTGTTCACGTCTGGCAGCGCGTGATGGTGATTGAGCTGGCCAAGGACGTTGCCGCGTTGCGCGCGGAAAACCGGTCCCTGGTCGACGACGTGAAGAAAACCAGCTCGGATATCGCGGCCCTCTCCATGGCCTCGCGAGTTGAGCGGTACGCCCGCGACACCCTCGGGCTGCAACCGGTGACGGCCGATCGCCTCTTTACGCTGATCAAGAAGTCAGAAAGGGAAATCCCCCCCGACGAACTGACGGCCATGTTCTCGTCAATCAAGCGCGTGGCAGACTACCTTCCGATTGTCACGGAAGCCCAGGCATCAGGCCGGGAACTCCGTCCCATCAGGTTTGACACCGTTGCCAGGGAAGGATCAGCCAGGTGAAGCGGACGCGTATGGAGAACAGACGCCTGGGTGTCCTCGTTTGCCTGGTGGCCGTGTTCTTCCTGACGGCGATGGCGCGACTCGTACAGCTACAGGTGGTCAAGCACGACCAGTGTCGTGAGATCGTCGACAGCCAGTCGCGCGGCAAAGTTGTCATTCCGGCGGCACGCGGCATGATTTACGATCGCTACGGCCGCGTGGTGGCAAGAGACGTCGCCGGTTCGGCGCTGTACGCCTACCCCCACGACGCGGGCGAGCTGCAACGGGTGTCTTCCTTTCTTGATCGTTACTACCACCTGAAGCCCGGCTCGGCCATCCGGAAGTTCGGGCTGTCAGTGTGCAAATTTCGCTACATCACGCGCCGCCTGAGTGACGAGGAGGCCGAGAGGATCGCGCAGGCCGCCCCCCGCGGACTGTACCTCCGTGAACAGAGCCGAAGAGAGTATCCGTTCGGCGTGGTCGGCAAACAGGTCCTGGGATTCACTGACATCGACAACAAAGGGCAGTCCGGTTTTGAGTGGGCCTCTGATTCCGTTCTGGCCGGTCAGACCGGCCTGGCCGACATTCTCCGCGACGGCCTGCGCAACACCATCCGTGTCCGGGAATCGGCCCTCGTCAAGCCGGTGCGAGGGACTTCGGTGGTGCTCACCGCAGACTGGCGGCTCCAGGGCATTGTCGAAGGAGAGTTGCAGGCGGCGGTGGATGAGTATCAAGCCCGCTCAGGGGTAGCCGTTTTCCTCGATTGCCGCAACGGTGACGTCCTGGCGATGGCTCACTATGACCCGACGGAAAGTGATCGTCTGCATCCGACCAAGTGCCGGGCCGTGACCGATCAGTTTGAACCCGGCTCGGTCCTGAAGGCCTTCACCGCGGCCGGGCTCCTTGATGCCGGTGTGGTCAAGCTGGATGATTCAATTTTCTGCGAGGAAGGACGCTGGAAAATCGGCCGCCGGATGCTTCATGATGACAAGGAGCACAGCTGGCTGACTTTTCGCGAGGTGTTCGAGCTTTCCAGTAACATCGGCGTCGCCAAATGTGCCATTCAGCTCGGCGGGCCGGAGTTGATCGAGACGTTTCGCCGGTTCGGCCTGGGGGAGAAGCCGGGATGCGGATTGCCGGGAGAAACGGGAGGCGTCCTTCGCACCATGCGGTGGTCCGAATACAACGTCGCCTCTCTCGCCATGGGGCACTCGGTGGCCGCCAGCCCGCTGCAAGTGGCGGCCGGCTTTGCCGCTATTGCCAACGGCGGCGATCTTGTTCGCCCCCGACTCGTGCTTGGCACCGTGGACGAGAAAGGATACGTGCGTCCGACGGAAGAGCCGGAGAGTTTCGGGCGGGCTTTCAACCGGTCGACCAGTGACTCACTGCGGGTTCTTCTGCGCGGCGTGGTGGAACGTGGCACGGCGATGCCGGCGCACTCGTCAAGCGTGTCCATTGCCGGCAAGACCGGCACCGCTGAAATCCCTGATCCGGAGCACGGGCGGTACTTCAAGAACCGGTTCATGGCGTCCTTCGCCGGATTCTTCCCGTACGAGTCGCCGGTTATCGCAGGCATCGTGGTGCTTGAAGACCCCAGGCCGATCACGTACGGCGGTTACACGGCCGGGCCGGCCTTTCGCCGCATTGCCGAGCGCTACACGGTGAGCAACCCGGACCTGTTTGCAGTTCCCGAACAAACACTGGTTGCCGACGCCAGGCGGCTCGACAGGACCGTCGAGACGCCGGATTTCGTCGGGCGTGACGTCGTCCTGGCCAGACAGATGGCCGGCCAGCGGGGGATTATGCTGCGCACATCCGTCGATGAGGGGACGGTGGAGTGGCAGTATCCCCCGCCGGACCGGCTGGTCTTTGCCGGAGACGAAGTGGTGGTCGCCGTCCGGCCACACGACCCGGACCGGAGGGTCATGGCCGACCTTCGCGGCATGACCGTACGGCAGGTGGCGGCCCTTCTCCACCATCAAGGTATAAAGTTTGTCATAGAGGGAAACGGCCGGGTAGTTCGGCAGTCCGTCCGGCAGGGCCATGTCCTGTCGGCGGCGACGGTCTGTCGGCTAGACTGCCGGCCGGGGTAAGGAGCTTGCTATCACTCTCGGAGAACTCATACGGGGATTCGACGAGGCCGTGCTGCACGGCGACGGTGCAGTGGAAATCGCCCGGGTGGAATACGATTCCCGGATGATCGGCCCGGACTCCCTGTTCTTTGCCGTAAGAGGATATCGCCGGGACGGCCACGATTTCCTGAAGCAGGCTTACGACAACGGTGCCGTTGCGGCCATGGGCGAACGCGACAACGGTGACCCTATCCCCACGTACGTCCACGTCCCCGACATTCGCAAGGCCATGGCGGACGTTTCGGCCCGGTTTTACGGCAGCCCGGGGCAGAAGCTCAAGGCGTACGCCGTTACCGGGACCAACGGCAAGACGACCACCTGCATGATGCTGCGGGAGATTCTCGCGTTATCCAACGGCTGCACCGGCCTGGTGACATCGCAGGTCTACGATACGGGGAAGGAAAAGTTCACGGCGGAGCGAACGACGCCGGAGTCGCTCGACCTCCAGCGCCTGCTGTACCTCATGAAGAAAAACCAGTGCGTCAACGTCGTGATAGAAGCTTCGTCGCACGCGCTCGTAATGCACCGCCTGGACAACGTCAATTTCCGCGTGGCCGTATATACGAATCTTACCCGCGACCACTTGGACTTTCACAAGACCATGGAGGAGTACCTCAAGGCCAAGGCGTCGCTCCTGGACAAGCTGGACGGCCGTCTCGGGCACGCCGTGATAAACCTCGACGTCCCGGAGTTCAAACCGTTGTTCGGACGGGCGGTGGCATCTTTTCTCAGCTACTCACTGGATAACCGCCAGGCCGACGTCCGCTGCGGGGAGCACGCGTTCAGGGCGGACGGCACGATCTTCGATCTTGTCACGCCGATGGGAAACCGAACCGTCCGCATTAAACTGCCCGGCCGGTTCAACCTCATGAACGCCCTGGCCGCCGCCGCCGGCGGGCTGGCCAGCGGTGCCGATCTCGACAGTGTCGTTGCCGGCCTTGAAAGAACGATGCCGGTGCCGGGCCGGCTGAACTCGATCGACGTCGGACAGCCGTTCGCCGTGTACGTCGATTACGCCCATACCCCGGATGCGATTGAACGCCTGTGCGAGGCGGTTCGTGAACTCAGCCGGGGGCGCCTGCTGCTGCTGTTCGGCTGCGGGGGCGATCGCGACCGAGGCAAGCGGCCCATGATGGGCCGGGCCGCGGCCAGGTGCGCCGACTATATCGTAGTTACGTCCGACAACCCGCGCGGCGAGGATGCCCGGGCCATAATCGGCGACATCAAGCCGGGGCTGAAGGGCGCGGAATACGAGATCCACGTCGATCGCAGGGAAGGAATCGCCGCTATAGTGCGCAAGGCCGGGCCCGGGGACGCCGTGGTGCTGGCCGGCAAGGGAGCGGAAACCTACCAGGAGATCAAGGGGGCCCGACACCCCTTTGACGAGGTAGCCGAGGTGAAGGCGGCCGTTGCGTCGCTGACTCTCGACGAAAAGACAACGGACGAGGGCAAGTGATCACACTGAGTTTCGACAAGCTTATGCGCGTGACCGGTGGGGCGCTCAACGAGGCGTCTCACGGTGATCAAACGTTCCGCGGGGTCTCCATTGACAGCCGCACGCTGAGTCCGGGGGAATTGTTTGTGGCCTTGCCCGGAGAGCGTAACGACGGTCACAATTACATAGACCAGGCTATCGAGCGCGGCGCCGCCGGCGCCCTGCTGCAGTCCGAGGCCGTCCGGTCATCACCGGCCCGGTATCGCTTTCCTGTCGTGGCCGTGGCGGACAGTCATCAGGCCCTGATCGAACTGGCTCAACATTACCGGGAACGCGTCGGCGCCAGGCGGGTCGGTATTACCGGCTCCAACGGTAAGACGACGACCAAGGAAGTTGCCTTCCGCCTGCTCCAGGCAGTCCAGGACGGAGTGTTTCGGTCACCGGGCAACTACAACAACCTTTACGGCATGCCGCTGGCGTTGCTGGCCATGCCGCAGGAGACGAAGATTGCCCTGCTCGAAATGGGCATTTCCTCACCGGGCGAGATGACTCGCCTGGCGGAGATTGTACGGCCCGACGTCATGCTTATCACCAACGTCGGCCCGTCTCATCTTGAATTTCTCGATTCGGTCGAGGGCGTGGCCCGGGCCAAACTCGAAGTAGTACCGACCATGTCGGCCGACCAGCCAGTGATTATCAACGCCGACGACGACGTTCTCGTGCGGGAAACGGTCAGGTTGCGCA contains:
- a CDS encoding UDP-N-acetylmuramoyl-L-alanyl-D-glutamate--2,6-diaminopimelate ligase, translating into MRGFDEAVLHGDGAVEIARVEYDSRMIGPDSLFFAVRGYRRDGHDFLKQAYDNGAVAAMGERDNGDPIPTYVHVPDIRKAMADVSARFYGSPGQKLKAYAVTGTNGKTTTCMMLREILALSNGCTGLVTSQVYDTGKEKFTAERTTPESLDLQRLLYLMKKNQCVNVVIEASSHALVMHRLDNVNFRVAVYTNLTRDHLDFHKTMEEYLKAKASLLDKLDGRLGHAVINLDVPEFKPLFGRAVASFLSYSLDNRQADVRCGEHAFRADGTIFDLVTPMGNRTVRIKLPGRFNLMNALAAAAGGLASGADLDSVVAGLERTMPVPGRLNSIDVGQPFAVYVDYAHTPDAIERLCEAVRELSRGRLLLLFGCGGDRDRGKRPMMGRAAARCADYIVVTSDNPRGEDARAIIGDIKPGLKGAEYEIHVDRREGIAAIVRKAGPGDAVVLAGKGAETYQEIKGARHPFDEVAEVKAAVASLTLDEKTTDEGK
- a CDS encoding penicillin-binding transpeptidase domain-containing protein, whose translation is MENRRLGVLVCLVAVFFLTAMARLVQLQVVKHDQCREIVDSQSRGKVVIPAARGMIYDRYGRVVARDVAGSALYAYPHDAGELQRVSSFLDRYYHLKPGSAIRKFGLSVCKFRYITRRLSDEEAERIAQAAPRGLYLREQSRREYPFGVVGKQVLGFTDIDNKGQSGFEWASDSVLAGQTGLADILRDGLRNTIRVRESALVKPVRGTSVVLTADWRLQGIVEGELQAAVDEYQARSGVAVFLDCRNGDVLAMAHYDPTESDRLHPTKCRAVTDQFEPGSVLKAFTAAGLLDAGVVKLDDSIFCEEGRWKIGRRMLHDDKEHSWLTFREVFELSSNIGVAKCAIQLGGPELIETFRRFGLGEKPGCGLPGETGGVLRTMRWSEYNVASLAMGHSVAASPLQVAAGFAAIANGGDLVRPRLVLGTVDEKGYVRPTEEPESFGRAFNRSTSDSLRVLLRGVVERGTAMPAHSSSVSIAGKTGTAEIPDPEHGRYFKNRFMASFAGFFPYESPVIAGIVVLEDPRPITYGGYTAGPAFRRIAERYTVSNPDLFAVPEQTLVADARRLDRTVETPDFVGRDVVLARQMAGQRGIMLRTSVDEGTVEWQYPPPDRLVFAGDEVVVAVRPHDPDRRVMADLRGMTVRQVAALLHHQGIKFVIEGNGRVVRQSVRQGHVLSAATVCRLDCRPG
- the murF gene encoding UDP-N-acetylmuramoyl-tripeptide--D-alanyl-D-alanine ligase, which gives rise to MITLSFDKLMRVTGGALNEASHGDQTFRGVSIDSRTLSPGELFVALPGERNDGHNYIDQAIERGAAGALLQSEAVRSSPARYRFPVVAVADSHQALIELAQHYRERVGARRVGITGSNGKTTTKEVAFRLLQAVQDGVFRSPGNYNNLYGMPLALLAMPQETKIALLEMGISSPGEMTRLAEIVRPDVMLITNVGPSHLEFLDSVEGVARAKLEVVPTMSADQPVIINADDDVLVRETVRLRKDYVSFGIRKPATFTPTAVKRDASGVTVVRIGKATFRLPLFGQYQVYNLLAAYAVVHTLGGRLDGVDTAALSFESVPLRGETVTSHGVTFIVDCYNANPDSVKSALASFAECNDHGRRLIILGDMLELGSSSERYHREIGRALAELTFDYAALVGPMTRHTVDEAVSVGVAPNVLEHFESADLCAERMKAKLRDGDLVYVKGSRGIGLEVIVRQWTGREEEA